From the Candidatus Bathyarchaeota archaeon genome, one window contains:
- a CDS encoding methyltransferase domain-containing protein, translating to MNEKKQFYTRLEPDLYDQKEKSGLNPFRRFFHNYRQKMIHRVVLDIYRPGMSIYDLGCGTVNWNLTQLPVIGVDFNKEMLEYAKRKRRISNFIVTDINELKLKENSADIMILMDILEHIKDYEELIKNIWSFLKPGGWLLLNLPYDTWGSLWRPLFKFVCFIEGDILGNDYYQNKCGHVNSFSPKSIRKLMEKYRFKVKSQKTNLRLNFLTITRKRSNESSDSEKEWDLFWKNKGAIHRIVDFGRIGYNRYFERILEEKVNQNTRLIELGCGTSTSILALHNKVRELIGVDFSEEALRISKLNANKLKIRNIHFIQDDISKSRLNSNEYDVVWSQGLIEHFENLEKALSEHIRICKNGGWIIISIPSKYSYFYVWYFLSKLPLMKWLWPWSEQNFFTKNGIQKNLSKVKKIEKTRIYSPWLNLLGIIIVEIKKE from the coding sequence ATGAATGAAAAAAAGCAATTCTATACTAGATTAGAACCGGATCTGTACGATCAAAAAGAAAAATCAGGTTTGAATCCATTTAGACGGTTTTTTCATAACTATAGACAAAAGATGATCCACAGGGTAGTATTGGATATTTATCGTCCTGGAATGAGCATATATGATTTAGGATGTGGTACTGTAAACTGGAATCTTACACAACTGCCAGTTATTGGAGTTGACTTCAACAAGGAAATGTTAGAATATGCAAAAAGAAAAAGAAGGATATCTAACTTCATAGTTACCGATATCAATGAACTCAAATTGAAAGAAAACTCAGCAGATATTATGATTTTGATGGATATACTCGAACACATAAAGGATTATGAGGAACTTATAAAAAATATTTGGAGCTTTCTAAAACCTGGCGGATGGTTATTACTTAACTTACCTTACGATACTTGGGGTAGCCTATGGAGGCCATTATTCAAATTTGTATGTTTCATAGAAGGTGATATTCTAGGTAATGATTATTATCAAAATAAGTGCGGTCATGTTAATTCATTCTCACCAAAATCAATAAGAAAATTAATGGAAAAATATCGCTTTAAAGTAAAAAGCCAAAAAACTAATTTAAGATTAAATTTTCTAACAATCACAAGAAAAAGATCGAATGAAAGTTCAGATTCAGAAAAAGAATGGGATCTGTTTTGGAAAAATAAGGGAGCCATTCATAGAATTGTTGATTTTGGTAGAATTGGGTACAACAGATATTTCGAAAGGATATTAGAAGAAAAGGTAAATCAAAATACGCGGTTAATAGAGTTAGGATGCGGCACCTCAACCTCTATTTTAGCATTGCATAACAAAGTCCGAGAATTGATTGGAGTAGACTTTTCAGAAGAGGCTTTAAGAATTTCAAAACTTAATGCCAATAAATTAAAAATCAGAAACATTCACTTCATACAAGATGACATTTCAAAAAGTAGATTAAATTCAAACGAGTATGATGTGGTTTGGTCGCAGGGTTTAATAGAGCATTTTGAGAATCTTGAAAAAGCTCTCAGTGAACATATAAGAATTTGCAAAAATGGTGGATGGATTATTATAAGCATTCCATCAAAATATTCTTACTTCTATGTTTGGTATTTTTTAAGCAAGCTACCTTTAATGAAATGGCTTTGGCCTTGGTCTGAGCAGAATTTTTTCACAAAGAATGGAATACAAAAAAATTTGAGTAAAGTTAAGAAAATAGAAAAAACAAGAATTTACTCTCCTTGGTTAAATTTGTTAGGAATAATTATTGTTGAAATTAAAAAAGAATAG